Proteins from a genomic interval of Pseudomonas sp. RC10:
- a CDS encoding SLAC1 anion channel family protein translates to MSIKSSPPTTLPDAAQAFGTPSSETHKGNLSYLPVALFGSVMGLTGLSSAWKLAYELYGLPLWGSQVIGGLAIVAFLLMGTGYAIKAATGLKTVRAEFQHPIAGNLFGTLFISLLLIPIPLSDYSLPLARGIWSAGTLGMIFFAWLIISRWLSQRQQTAHATPAWIVPVVGLIDIPLAVPALHMQGLDDLLMFSLALGLFFAIPLFTLIMSRLMFEEPVSSALQPSLMILLAPFAVGFSAYVTVVGGVDRFASALYMLTLFMLTVLAGRLRYLAVSCPFRLSWWAVSFPLAAATVTALRYAAYKPNLFTHSVALTLLASVTLILLWMALRTAVATLQGNLKALAG, encoded by the coding sequence ATGAGCATTAAATCCTCCCCCCCGACGACGTTGCCCGATGCAGCTCAGGCGTTTGGCACGCCCTCTTCAGAAACTCACAAAGGAAACCTCAGTTACCTGCCCGTTGCGTTGTTTGGCTCGGTCATGGGTCTGACGGGGTTATCGTCGGCGTGGAAGCTTGCGTATGAACTCTATGGTCTGCCTTTGTGGGGGTCGCAGGTGATCGGCGGCTTGGCCATCGTCGCATTTCTGCTAATGGGCACAGGCTACGCGATCAAGGCGGCGACCGGACTCAAGACAGTTAGAGCTGAGTTCCAGCACCCCATCGCCGGAAACCTGTTCGGAACCCTTTTCATCAGTCTGCTGCTGATACCAATACCGTTATCCGATTACAGCTTGCCCTTGGCACGGGGAATCTGGAGCGCTGGCACGCTTGGCATGATCTTCTTTGCTTGGTTGATCATTTCCCGATGGTTAAGCCAACGCCAGCAAACAGCCCATGCAACGCCTGCCTGGATTGTTCCTGTGGTCGGTCTGATCGATATCCCGCTCGCGGTGCCAGCGCTCCACATGCAGGGTTTGGATGATCTGCTCATGTTCTCTTTGGCGCTGGGCCTGTTCTTCGCCATACCATTGTTCACGTTGATCATGTCGCGCCTGATGTTCGAAGAGCCTGTCAGTTCCGCGCTGCAACCCTCGCTCATGATCCTGCTCGCACCGTTCGCGGTTGGATTCTCCGCTTACGTCACCGTCGTAGGTGGCGTTGATCGATTTGCGAGCGCCCTCTATATGCTCACGCTGTTCATGCTGACCGTTCTTGCCGGGCGGTTACGCTATCTGGCCGTCAGCTGTCCGTTCCGATTGTCCTGGTGGGCTGTGAGCTTCCCGTTAGCAGCTGCCACTGTTACCGCGCTGCGATACGCAGCCTACAAGCCCAACTTGTTCACACACTCCGTGGCACTCACCCTGCTGGCAAGCGTCACGTTGATTTTGTTGTGGATGGCTCTCAGAACTGCGGTAGCGACTCTGCAAGGAAACCTGAAAGCGTTGGCGGGATAA
- a CDS encoding aldehyde dehydrogenase family protein yields MSTPHYINGRWVSGNSINRITAYDPSLGQPFDELDAADAAQVDEAVTAARRALPNWSKAGAVTRADYLQGFADSLEERRENLISLLMQNNGKPRHEASVDIDDAVATFRYYANLIRPLNGQPDNAVALPTVAFSSHVRLEAIGVVGLIVPWNFPLVTSAWKLAPALAAGCTVVLKPSEITPLIEQVYGQIADELELPAGVLNIVMGLADTGAALSDHPGIDKLSFTGSNAVGSLVMRTAATYCRPVTLELGGKSAILVFEDCDLDQAVEWIIAGICWNAGQMCSATSRLLVHESIADALMLRLKSAFEKLRIGNPLTGEVDMGPLTSKAQWVKVNEYLAIADAEGLHCLTGAGTLQSGPGWFVSPTIYCDVPSNSRLWTEEIFGPVLCTQRFATQEQAVAMANDSRFGLVATVISTDLARAERVAEALDVGHVWINSVQVVFAQTSWGGTKGSGIGRELGPWGLSAYQSVKHITRFIG; encoded by the coding sequence GTGAGCACACCCCATTACATCAATGGCCGCTGGGTTTCGGGCAACAGCATCAACCGCATCACGGCTTATGACCCCTCCCTAGGGCAACCCTTCGACGAGCTGGACGCGGCAGATGCTGCACAGGTGGATGAGGCTGTCACTGCCGCACGCCGCGCATTGCCCAACTGGAGCAAAGCAGGTGCGGTGACTCGAGCGGACTACCTGCAAGGATTCGCCGACAGCCTTGAAGAACGTCGCGAAAATCTGATCTCGTTACTCATGCAAAACAACGGCAAGCCGCGCCACGAGGCCAGTGTCGACATTGATGATGCCGTAGCAACCTTCAGGTATTACGCCAATCTGATTCGTCCCCTGAATGGTCAGCCAGACAACGCCGTAGCGCTGCCAACAGTGGCCTTCAGTTCCCACGTGAGACTGGAAGCCATCGGTGTGGTCGGCTTGATCGTGCCGTGGAATTTCCCCCTGGTGACCAGCGCCTGGAAGCTTGCACCCGCACTCGCCGCCGGTTGCACGGTAGTGCTCAAGCCATCCGAGATCACGCCATTGATCGAGCAGGTATATGGCCAGATCGCCGATGAACTGGAGTTGCCTGCGGGTGTACTGAACATCGTCATGGGTCTGGCCGACACAGGCGCAGCACTGAGCGATCATCCGGGCATCGACAAACTTTCATTCACAGGCAGTAACGCGGTGGGCAGCCTGGTCATGCGCACTGCGGCCACATACTGTCGACCGGTCACCCTTGAATTGGGCGGGAAGTCCGCGATCCTAGTGTTTGAAGACTGCGACCTCGATCAGGCAGTCGAGTGGATCATCGCCGGTATCTGTTGGAATGCTGGTCAAATGTGCTCGGCCACCTCGCGTCTGCTGGTGCATGAAAGCATCGCCGATGCACTGATGCTGCGCTTGAAGTCAGCGTTTGAAAAACTGCGTATTGGTAACCCATTGACGGGTGAAGTCGACATGGGCCCACTGACGAGCAAGGCGCAGTGGGTAAAGGTCAACGAGTATCTGGCCATCGCCGACGCCGAAGGATTGCACTGCCTCACGGGCGCGGGCACCCTGCAGTCCGGGCCTGGCTGGTTCGTCAGCCCGACGATCTACTGCGATGTCCCTTCCAATAGCCGTCTGTGGACCGAGGAGATCTTCGGCCCCGTGCTCTGTACGCAACGCTTTGCAACACAAGAGCAGGCCGTGGCGATGGCGAATGACAGCCGCTTCGGCTTGGTCGCCACCGTCATCAGTACTGACCTGGCACGAGCAGAACGCGTTGCCGAGGCGCTGGACGTTGGGCATGTGTGGATCAATTCGGTTCAAGTGGTCTTCGCACAAACGTCCTGGGGTGGCACCAAAGGCAGTGGCATTGGCCGCGAACTGGGGCCCTGGGGACTGTCGGCCTATCAGTCGGTCAAACACATCACGCGGTTTATCGGCTGA
- a CDS encoding GMC oxidoreductase has protein sequence MTAEQTLDQTFDVIIVGGGSAGAVLANRLSEDPSRRVLLLEAGHAYASSEYPDVLANANRVGGDPAHDWGYHTSDHLGLGHNVNALRGKVLGGSSAVNAAVAMRARASDFENWTRKGIKGWTFDDVLPVYKSLENTPSGDDAWHGRSGPFPIRQRTMEENTPSMQAFTLASQAVGLKRISDFNGAEQNGVSPYPLNVVDGQRINTGMAYLTDDIRRRPNLAIMGNAEVDLVTFEGLQATGVRLIDGQTLTARQVILSAGAFGSPAILLRSGIGPSAHLGELGIPLIVDAPVGETLKEHPFYYNVYALKPATNSMIPAAGAIIWTRSSEAEGDALDLHISGTHIFDPAQSPTGGAIVLACAVTLPKSVGSVRLASRDPKVAPVIRYNFFQDPSDLRRMMEAVKLSRQIGRTAPFSDTVEFEMTPGADVQDDEALKQAIIASVDGYAHPTSTVPMGPADDPAAVVDENGAVRGVKGLHVIDASIMPEIPSVATNVTTIMIAEAISKKL, from the coding sequence ATGACTGCTGAACAGACTCTCGATCAAACATTCGACGTCATCATCGTGGGCGGCGGTTCTGCCGGGGCGGTGCTTGCCAACCGGCTGAGCGAAGATCCGTCACGCAGGGTCCTGCTGCTGGAGGCCGGACACGCCTATGCCTCATCCGAGTATCCAGACGTGCTCGCCAACGCCAACCGAGTCGGCGGTGATCCGGCACATGACTGGGGGTATCACACCTCCGATCACTTGGGTCTGGGTCACAACGTCAACGCACTGCGTGGCAAGGTCTTGGGGGGAAGTTCAGCAGTGAACGCGGCGGTGGCCATGCGTGCCCGTGCTTCGGATTTCGAGAACTGGACGCGTAAAGGCATCAAAGGCTGGACGTTCGATGACGTTTTGCCGGTATATAAGTCGCTGGAAAACACCCCCTCCGGCGATGACGCCTGGCACGGTCGCTCAGGCCCGTTCCCGATTCGTCAACGCACAATGGAAGAAAACACCCCCTCGATGCAGGCCTTCACGCTCGCTTCGCAAGCGGTGGGTTTGAAGAGGATCAGCGACTTTAACGGCGCGGAGCAAAACGGTGTTTCGCCCTACCCGCTGAACGTGGTGGATGGCCAACGCATCAATACCGGCATGGCCTATCTCACTGATGACATTCGCCGTCGCCCGAACCTGGCGATTATGGGCAATGCGGAAGTGGACCTGGTCACCTTCGAAGGGCTGCAGGCCACTGGTGTTCGTCTCATCGACGGCCAGACATTAACCGCCCGGCAAGTCATCCTGTCGGCCGGTGCATTCGGTAGCCCGGCCATTCTTCTGCGCTCGGGCATCGGTCCATCAGCCCACCTTGGCGAGTTGGGCATTCCCCTCATCGTCGATGCGCCAGTGGGCGAAACACTCAAGGAGCATCCGTTCTATTACAACGTCTACGCCCTGAAGCCAGCCACTAACTCGATGATCCCCGCTGCGGGAGCAATCATTTGGACGCGTTCCAGTGAAGCGGAAGGTGACGCGCTCGACCTGCATATTTCAGGAACGCATATTTTCGACCCCGCACAGAGCCCCACCGGCGGTGCAATCGTTCTGGCGTGCGCCGTCACTTTGCCCAAGTCGGTCGGCTCAGTGCGCTTGGCCAGTCGCGATCCGAAGGTTGCCCCGGTGATTCGCTATAACTTCTTTCAGGACCCGAGCGACCTGCGTCGCATGATGGAAGCCGTCAAGCTGTCCCGCCAAATTGGCAGAACTGCTCCGTTCAGCGACACGGTCGAATTCGAAATGACGCCGGGCGCAGACGTTCAGGATGACGAGGCGTTGAAGCAGGCAATCATTGCCTCGGTGGATGGCTACGCCCACCCGACCTCAACAGTACCCATGGGGCCCGCCGATGATCCCGCCGCCGTGGTGGACGAAAACGGCGCAGTGCGGGGAGTAAAGGGACTGCATGTGATCGACGCCTCGATCATGCCAGAGATCCCATCGGTCGCGACCAACGTGACCACCATCATGATTGCCGAGGCCATCAGCAAAAAGCTTTGA
- a CDS encoding alpha/beta hydrolase: MTPTNSLSLEPARVTTLRISPDEHLRESALREQFARFWATTPGEPRAVYDTFIGATPLAADTSLRAVNTATVNGWWVIPTDALPGQIMLYLHGGGYVQGSARAYRGFVSQIAQRTRTAALVIDYPLAPESTFIQATDAALAAWHWLIDQGYTRIAMVGDSAGGGLALATLATLSKSAGAIAPLAGVVFSPWVDLTFSGASMTDPNVNDPLIGYAYLQQCARQYLAGADPADPRASPLLAALDSLPPLLIQAGSDERLLDDSRQFAARASQAGTQVELEIWEGLHHVFQLDLAHLHSSATALDRAASFLCRAFDAA; this comes from the coding sequence ATGACGCCTACCAACAGCCTCTCCCTTGAGCCCGCTCGCGTTACTACGCTGCGTATTTCGCCTGATGAACACTTGCGGGAAAGCGCTTTGCGTGAACAGTTTGCACGGTTTTGGGCCACGACTCCGGGCGAACCCAGAGCGGTGTACGACACCTTTATCGGCGCCACGCCACTCGCGGCGGATACATCACTGCGCGCCGTAAACACCGCGACCGTGAACGGGTGGTGGGTAATACCCACCGACGCCCTCCCCGGCCAGATCATGCTTTACCTGCATGGCGGCGGATACGTTCAAGGCAGCGCTCGTGCCTATCGCGGCTTTGTCAGTCAGATCGCTCAGCGGACACGAACGGCGGCGCTGGTAATCGACTACCCGCTTGCTCCAGAAAGCACCTTCATTCAAGCCACCGACGCCGCGCTGGCAGCATGGCACTGGTTGATTGATCAAGGTTACACACGGATCGCAATGGTGGGAGATTCAGCCGGAGGTGGTCTCGCACTGGCGACACTGGCCACCCTATCCAAATCGGCTGGAGCCATTGCTCCCTTGGCAGGCGTGGTCTTTTCACCTTGGGTCGACCTGACATTCAGCGGTGCCTCAATGACCGACCCGAATGTGAACGACCCACTCATCGGCTATGCGTATCTCCAGCAATGCGCCCGCCAATACCTCGCCGGAGCCGATCCAGCGGATCCGCGAGCTTCGCCATTGCTCGCGGCCCTCGACAGCTTGCCGCCGCTGTTGATCCAGGCCGGATCCGACGAGCGCCTTCTGGACGACTCACGCCAGTTCGCCGCACGTGCAAGCCAGGCAGGGACGCAGGTCGAGCTGGAAATCTGGGAAGGTCTGCATCACGTGTTTCAGCTTGACCTCGCTCACCTACACAGCAGCGCAACAGCGCTTGATCGCGCCGCAAGCTTTCTATGTCGCGCCTTCGACGCGGCGTGA
- a CDS encoding cytosine permease, whose protein sequence is MTTQHSSETGRPIIEVRSIDYVPRNERHGKVWHQGPFWFAGNFVIMTMIIGFIGPSMDLSALYSMLAIALGVGFGTFFMAFHANQGPTMGLPQMIQSRAQFGIRGAILPLAAVVFCYIGFNVFNVILATDAVQTVVPGARQPWYVLWIVAAALLAVVGHDLLHIVQRWLTYLIIAVYSAMTVAAIWTLHADSALAQSNFSLDAFLLQLGAAAGYQISYSVYVSDYSRYLPHDTPARKVVWWTYLGAAGSALWLMSLGAFIASAMPEPNAIGSLRQVGNQFIQGFGTFTVLISIPTLIGIMAVNFYGAMLTGISTLDAFRKFTPGLRSRISGIAITAVIVFVISIAIPDKYLASFNTFILLILYFLIPWTAVNLVDFYFVRKGNYAISEMFNPAGIYGLWSRSGLTAYFAGLLAMVPFMSLSFYTGPMARALGGADIAFIVGLPVAGIGYWLMSRGLNLGNEARMVLASEQLLENASGAQS, encoded by the coding sequence ATGACAACTCAGCACAGTAGCGAGACGGGACGCCCGATCATCGAAGTCCGCTCGATCGACTATGTTCCGCGCAACGAGCGACACGGCAAGGTTTGGCACCAGGGGCCGTTCTGGTTTGCCGGCAATTTTGTGATCATGACGATGATCATCGGCTTTATCGGGCCATCGATGGATTTGAGTGCCCTGTACTCGATGCTGGCCATTGCCCTTGGCGTGGGTTTCGGCACCTTCTTCATGGCCTTCCATGCCAATCAGGGCCCGACGATGGGCCTGCCGCAGATGATCCAGTCCCGCGCGCAGTTCGGTATTCGTGGCGCGATCCTGCCGCTGGCGGCCGTGGTGTTCTGCTACATCGGTTTCAATGTGTTCAACGTAATCCTCGCCACTGATGCCGTGCAGACCGTGGTGCCCGGCGCGCGGCAACCCTGGTATGTGCTGTGGATCGTGGCGGCCGCCCTGCTGGCTGTGGTCGGTCATGATCTTTTGCACATCGTGCAACGCTGGCTGACCTACCTGATCATCGCGGTCTACAGCGCGATGACGGTGGCAGCGATCTGGACCCTACACGCGGACTCGGCGCTGGCCCAATCAAATTTCTCCCTCGATGCTTTCCTGTTGCAACTGGGCGCCGCCGCCGGCTATCAAATTAGCTACTCGGTCTACGTATCGGATTACTCGCGTTACCTGCCCCACGACACCCCTGCGCGAAAAGTAGTCTGGTGGACTTACCTGGGCGCGGCCGGCTCTGCCTTGTGGCTGATGTCGCTGGGCGCGTTCATTGCATCAGCAATGCCCGAACCCAATGCCATTGGCAGCCTGCGTCAGGTAGGCAATCAATTCATCCAGGGCTTCGGCACCTTTACCGTGCTGATTTCCATACCGACGCTGATCGGTATCATGGCGGTCAATTTTTACGGCGCCATGCTCACCGGTATCAGTACGCTGGATGCCTTTCGCAAGTTCACACCAGGCCTGCGCAGCAGGATAAGCGGGATCGCGATCACTGCCGTGATCGTATTCGTCATCTCCATCGCCATTCCGGACAAGTACCTGGCCAGCTTCAATACGTTCATCTTGCTCATCCTGTACTTCCTGATTCCGTGGACGGCAGTGAACCTGGTGGATTTCTATTTCGTCCGCAAAGGCAACTATGCGATCAGCGAGATGTTCAACCCGGCTGGCATCTATGGCCTCTGGTCCAGATCGGGGCTGACGGCCTATTTCGCCGGTTTGCTGGCCATGGTGCCCTTTATGTCCCTGAGCTTTTACACCGGTCCCATGGCCCGGGCCCTTGGCGGTGCCGACATCGCGTTCATAGTCGGGTTGCCCGTTGCCGGCATCGGCTATTGGCTGATGAGCCGCGGCCTCAACCTGGGCAACGAAGCCCGCATGGTTCTGGCGAGTGAACAATTATTGGAAAACGCTTCGGGAGCACAATCGTGA
- a CDS encoding antibiotic biosynthesis monooxygenase family protein, producing MLINAVSTLQIEGLPGMNAQMERLLSAVVPTLKQLPGCLGYEFFRNPCHPHEWIITGCWASQQAMHQHFEAPSTKILIWATASKACAVRFASFDNTSNDLGSSYEH from the coding sequence ATGCTGATTAACGCCGTGAGTACCTTGCAGATCGAGGGGTTACCCGGAATGAACGCGCAAATGGAAAGGCTGCTTTCGGCGGTCGTTCCCACACTCAAACAATTACCAGGTTGTCTGGGTTACGAATTCTTCCGAAACCCCTGTCATCCGCATGAATGGATCATTACCGGGTGCTGGGCAAGTCAACAGGCCATGCACCAGCACTTCGAAGCCCCATCAACCAAAATATTGATATGGGCAACCGCCAGCAAAGCCTGCGCTGTTCGGTTTGCAAGTTTTGACAATACTTCAAACGACTTGGGGTCATCATATGAGCATTAA
- a CDS encoding isochorismatase family protein, with translation MSLRTYEPLTADNAALILVDHQVGLMTGVRDYSTGELKHNVVALAKAAQALNLPIVVTTTARDSMWGPTFPELVDALPGIEIIDRSTVNAYDDERVANAIEATGRKKLIFAGISLEVCAAFPAMTAVARGYDAYVAVDASGTFSDTKHQVGLLRMMQAGVILSDYATLMVEILKDNGRPEAGPVYGALDMPWATLVGQIASAYRG, from the coding sequence ATGAGCCTACGTACCTATGAACCTCTCACTGCCGATAACGCCGCCCTCATTCTGGTCGACCATCAGGTTGGCCTGATGACCGGCGTGCGCGACTACTCGACCGGCGAACTGAAGCACAACGTAGTGGCGCTCGCTAAAGCCGCCCAGGCGCTCAATCTGCCAATCGTGGTGACCACCACTGCACGGGACAGCATGTGGGGTCCGACCTTTCCCGAATTGGTAGACGCATTGCCCGGTATCGAAATCATTGACCGCTCTACGGTCAACGCTTATGACGACGAACGCGTGGCCAATGCCATCGAAGCCACCGGGCGCAAGAAGCTGATCTTCGCTGGCATCTCACTGGAGGTCTGCGCGGCGTTTCCGGCCATGACAGCTGTAGCGCGGGGCTACGACGCCTATGTGGCAGTCGACGCATCGGGGACGTTCAGCGACACCAAGCATCAAGTCGGTCTGTTGCGCATGATGCAGGCCGGCGTGATTCTTTCTGACTACGCGACCCTGATGGTCGAGATTCTCAAGGACAACGGCAGGCCGGAAGCAGGTCCCGTCTATGGCGCACTCGACATGCCGTGGGCAACTCTGGTCGGGCAAATCGCCTCGGCGTATCGCGGCTGA
- a CDS encoding pirin-like C-terminal cupin domain-containing protein — MNHIATLETDVLLSQRLGQVVSGVTHTIGEGFTALHFSEEMFASRMDPLLMVDHFVMTAPTFAPHLHAGISAVTALFEDSQGDFLNRDTLGHNLALKAGDLYWLAAASGAAHEETPAANARVHALQLFVNLPAHLKQAPARTLHVSDQQVPVIHEQGHRVRVVLGRSGDVTGTEGTPEPLTLLDGFLQANGAFTHVLAQGFQAWIYAVDGTLTLRCQTEERSVPAGHATTVSAGEQGGLAMSASEPCHFVLIAGKPIGEPFIKRGPLVMTTEEDIRRTLAKYAKGGFGQIPT; from the coding sequence ATGAATCATATCGCCACGCTTGAAACCGACGTGCTGCTCAGCCAGCGACTGGGACAGGTCGTTTCGGGCGTCACTCACACCATCGGCGAAGGCTTTACAGCGCTGCACTTTTCAGAAGAAATGTTTGCCTCCCGCATGGATCCCCTGCTGATGGTGGATCATTTCGTCATGACGGCACCCACCTTTGCCCCGCATCTGCACGCCGGTATTTCTGCGGTCACCGCACTGTTCGAAGATTCACAAGGTGATTTTCTAAACCGTGACACCCTGGGACATAACCTCGCCCTTAAAGCTGGCGATCTTTACTGGTTGGCAGCCGCGAGCGGGGCGGCTCATGAGGAAACGCCGGCAGCAAATGCCCGCGTCCATGCCTTGCAACTGTTCGTCAATCTCCCAGCTCATCTCAAGCAAGCACCGGCCCGCACGCTTCACGTCTCAGACCAGCAAGTTCCTGTCATTCACGAGCAGGGGCATCGCGTGCGAGTGGTGTTGGGGCGCAGCGGCGATGTTACAGGGACAGAGGGAACACCTGAGCCTCTGACATTGCTCGATGGATTTCTGCAAGCGAACGGTGCGTTCACTCATGTGCTAGCGCAAGGCTTCCAGGCCTGGATCTACGCGGTCGACGGCACTTTGACCCTTCGCTGCCAGACCGAAGAGCGCAGCGTTCCTGCCGGTCACGCCACCACGGTAAGTGCGGGTGAACAGGGCGGGCTGGCGATGAGCGCGAGCGAGCCATGTCACTTCGTCCTGATCGCGGGCAAGCCCATTGGCGAACCGTTCATTAAACGTGGCCCGCTGGTGATGACAACCGAGGAAGACATTCGCCGAACCCTCGCCAAATACGCCAAAGGTGGCTTCGGACAGATTCCGACCTGA
- a CDS encoding LysR substrate-binding domain-containing protein, with protein sequence MLDLNDFFFFVHVVDRGGFTAAGRTLQIPKSTLSHRIQQLENNLGVRLLNRTSRKFGMTDAGADFYHHAVAMLREADLAESTIRHRLTEPTGTIRCTAGNATMQFAMSEIIADFLAQYPKVNIVSHAADRTVDIVGENYDVAVRAHSGPLPDSDLVQRTLAPAPWFLFGGASYLDAKGEPQTPQDLHKHPALFMARSGVAPVWRLRHAHQANEEVVIPLEPRLQSDDMTGLQHAAISGLGIVALPGYVCRAAVRSGALRRVLPEWLAGDSTITALIPCRQGLLPSVRAFLDHLAKEFPKKVLM encoded by the coding sequence GTGCTGGATCTCAACGACTTCTTTTTCTTTGTTCATGTGGTCGACCGGGGCGGATTCACCGCCGCCGGTCGAACCCTGCAAATCCCCAAATCCACGCTCAGCCACCGCATCCAGCAACTGGAAAACAATCTGGGCGTTCGCCTGCTCAACCGTACCTCACGCAAATTCGGAATGACCGACGCCGGTGCGGATTTTTATCATCATGCCGTGGCCATGCTGCGTGAGGCCGATCTGGCGGAGAGTACGATCAGGCACCGGCTGACCGAACCGACCGGCACGATTCGTTGCACGGCGGGCAATGCAACGATGCAGTTTGCGATGTCGGAGATCATCGCAGACTTCCTGGCTCAATACCCCAAAGTCAACATCGTTTCCCACGCGGCAGACCGGACCGTCGACATCGTTGGCGAAAACTACGATGTCGCCGTGCGTGCCCATTCCGGCCCCTTGCCTGATTCCGATCTGGTGCAGCGTACGCTGGCGCCTGCCCCGTGGTTTCTGTTTGGTGGGGCCAGTTACCTGGACGCCAAGGGTGAACCTCAGACTCCCCAGGATTTACACAAACACCCCGCACTGTTCATGGCCCGATCCGGCGTAGCGCCGGTGTGGCGCCTGCGCCATGCACACCAGGCGAATGAAGAGGTGGTCATTCCTCTGGAGCCGAGACTCCAAAGCGACGACATGACCGGCTTGCAGCACGCCGCTATCAGCGGCTTGGGCATCGTGGCGCTGCCAGGTTATGTCTGTCGGGCAGCGGTGCGCTCCGGGGCGTTGAGGCGTGTGCTGCCGGAATGGCTTGCTGGAGACTCAACGATCACTGCGCTCATTCCTTGCCGACAGGGGCTTCTCCCATCGGTGCGAGCATTCCTCGACCATCTGGCTAAAGAGTTTCCGAAAAAAGTACTGATGTAG
- a CDS encoding acyl-CoA dehydrogenase family protein: protein MPVDFTLTDAQKKAREDMREFAHKHLSKVEKAITPFKSPEERLKVIRPVFQEMVKAGFLKSIIPERDGGTYQGLLDLIISGEEASVGDVNVSCALFSCGLALSPIISHGTLDQRKQFLTPFLADHGAPLAALAFSEVGGSANFDDPDPAAGVRTYAYRDGDEWVISGDKFFITNGWGWEGEGADLFVVSARTDLSIPSSDSLAVFAVPRPSQGLSFGQSLETMGHRATPSPRIRFDKVRVPLDHMIGKPGDGAAILAQTFAWSGVGVAAEAVCVMRQAFEAALNFAKTDTRNGSMPIIAHQNVGYMLADIKMRLEAARYMAWKAAHYFDQTDGAGTELAVMAKVYCSEQAVQIVYDAMRIVGIESYADEMPFTRLLQDAMAFPLYDGGNMGVRRRELHKILQSDGYDPMAASEGRVLPR from the coding sequence ATGCCCGTTGACTTCACGCTGACTGACGCCCAAAAGAAAGCTCGCGAAGACATGCGCGAGTTTGCCCATAAGCATTTATCGAAAGTTGAGAAGGCAATAACACCCTTCAAAAGCCCTGAAGAACGACTAAAGGTGATCCGGCCAGTCTTTCAAGAGATGGTCAAAGCCGGTTTTCTCAAATCAATTATCCCTGAAAGGGATGGCGGCACTTATCAAGGCTTGCTTGACCTGATTATCAGTGGTGAAGAAGCGTCGGTCGGCGACGTCAACGTGAGTTGTGCGCTATTTTCCTGCGGGCTTGCCCTGTCTCCGATCATCTCGCACGGCACCCTCGACCAACGTAAACAGTTTTTGACGCCTTTCCTCGCCGATCACGGCGCGCCTCTGGCAGCGCTTGCATTCAGCGAGGTCGGAGGTTCGGCGAACTTCGACGACCCTGATCCAGCGGCTGGCGTGCGTACATACGCTTACCGTGATGGCGACGAGTGGGTGATTTCAGGCGATAAGTTCTTCATTACCAATGGCTGGGGTTGGGAAGGTGAAGGTGCCGATCTGTTTGTGGTTTCTGCCCGTACCGACTTGAGCATTCCGTCCAGCGATTCGCTTGCCGTTTTTGCCGTACCGCGCCCCTCGCAGGGCCTCTCATTTGGCCAGTCGTTGGAGACTATGGGGCATCGCGCGACGCCCTCACCCCGAATCAGGTTCGACAAGGTACGCGTTCCTTTAGATCACATGATCGGTAAACCCGGGGATGGCGCGGCCATTCTGGCCCAGACATTCGCCTGGTCGGGCGTAGGTGTCGCCGCCGAAGCAGTCTGCGTCATGCGCCAGGCTTTCGAGGCTGCCTTGAACTTTGCGAAAACCGATACCCGCAACGGTTCGATGCCAATCATTGCCCATCAAAATGTCGGCTACATGCTGGCGGACATCAAGATGCGCCTGGAAGCCGCGCGCTACATGGCTTGGAAAGCCGCGCACTACTTCGATCAAACCGATGGCGCGGGTACTGAACTGGCCGTCATGGCCAAGGTGTATTGCTCCGAACAAGCCGTACAAATCGTATATGACGCGATGCGCATCGTCGGTATCGAAAGCTATGCCGATGAAATGCCGTTCACCCGCCTGCTGCAGGACGCGATGGCCTTCCCGCTCTACGACGGCGGCAACATGGGCGTGCGCCGGCGCGAACTGCACAAGATACTGCAGAGCGATGGCTATGACCCTATGGCCGCCTCGGAAGGCCGCGTCCTGCCCAGATAA